The Coregonus clupeaformis isolate EN_2021a chromosome 39, ASM2061545v1, whole genome shotgun sequence genome contains the following window.
TTTGAGACAACACATCACACATCTGCCTTATCTATAACCATTTGTGCCCGACCGCCTtcattcggtcttatgtagcaaaatttgaaattgtgttttttatattggataaaatggtatatcatacactgcatttaagggaacaataggaaagtaattctgctttgaaagttgatcaatTTGTAATCTCacatttgagaaaatggcctttgaatgttttggtacctagtgtagagctctttgtctacacccattcagcatcattcacaccctcttaaactttagccccacccatttcGTTTGGCTCTCGGGGGGGTTCAGAgcacacactggacgctctggccggtGAGTAGGGTTTATaggagcgttctgacctcacaacggcagtcaagcacccaagctaacatCTGCTAGCTTGCTATTTACTTTAAGAcacaaaattgggattatggttaattgtttacctctggataacatgaaaacagcctaacaattgaattatgcttttttgccgacgtttactggcaccggccatattcaacgggtgttgtgcgTTCGTAAATGTATCAGTTATTCTGagctctggcatactcagactgaatttacgaacgaacccgaaatggttacttgcatagtggagtcttttgttaagacatgtagctagctaggtaaacaacgtgtaagatcatacacgtcacgtaacgttagctagcgagccagacagctagcattagctagctaaacaatgtcccataatcccaactcatgacgttactaccctgctgGTAGCTATCCAAcaaggttcaatgttagctagctaacattaggctctaactagccaagcaaacGACTCAGATACGAATAATATCATAcccctaacgttagctaacagtacactaacTTGAAATTAAACAACTTTACTTTCAAATGGCTCTGAAGTAGTGACccgtgacatacgcctagtttcctgaaactagtcacatttGCACTCGCTTTGAAATACATATATTTATAGTATTCATTTGCTATCATTTGTCTTTTCAGGCACTGCCTTACCTTGTAGGCTAAGTCATGATGTGTGATCTCTCCCTCGAGTCAGAGCGATCCTCAGGTTTCACGAGCGCTTTGCCTTCTCTGAGCCGATCAACAGCATGTGAAAGGGGTCGGGAGGAGGTGAAGGAAGGAGCAAGCAGATCTTGTTTGAATGTGATCATGTGTGACTTTCCCTGACCAGGCTTATCAGCCACCTCTGCTTCAGTGCCGAgggcacagtgtgtgtgtatatatatatatatatatatatatatatatatatatatatatatatatatatatatatatatatatatatatatatatatatatatatatgagtggTATGGGTTGTGTGAGTCTTCATATACACAGCACACACAAAGTAGCTTCTAATTACTTCCCATGATATCTATAAAGCAGATAATGTAGCTATAAAGACAGAGGGGGTGTCTGACTAAACAGACCTGGGAATACCTCCACTTCATCCCAGCAGGACAAAGCAAAACACACCATACCGGGAgcaagtatgaaaaaatgtatgcactcactaactgtaagtcgctctggataagagcgtctgctaaatgactaaaatgtaaatgtaaatgcaatgaTGGGTCTTCAAGCGATGGTATTATATGCAGTCAAAATAAATATTTTCTAAGCTTCCTATATAAGGGAACAGATCCCAGAGTATACCTGAAAGTCCAAAACAAGGTGGCACAGTTTATCCTCTCCAAACTGAATTTAATTGGATTGTATACAGAGCCCTGAGGGATGCCAAATCACCCATGGGGGGTTTATGGTCGTGTGTAATGACACGCTCTGGGTGGAACTGGTGGTTCTGCTATGCTTGATTGAGTAACACTCCCGAGACAGTCAAACTTGAAATGAGGAAGTAAGAAAGTGTGTTCGAGCCAAAGACAAACTGTTTGGCTACTACAGAAAAGGAAATCAAAAGCAAAGCATTGAATTGtctcaaatataaataaacaaatattcTATACTGAATTATTCAATATGTTTATGATTTAGCCTCATGTTGTTGACTGAAAAACAAAATGCCTCGCCTAATTCCTATACTTTTACAGCTGTGTGGGCGCTAAGCCGGCCGTGTGTTATGTTGGGTGAAATATAGCAGAGTTTGTggatggatggcttagagttgcAACCTCATTGTTCCTTGATTACATATGCATATTGATCTCTGGTCAGAAGGAAATGCCTTAATGCATTCACAAGATCAATAGGCCTATAGGCTGCGCTTGATTTCACATTTTTTTCTAGTGTTACAATGGACGACTATGATAGTCTTACGTTTGGGCTGCCAATACTGCCTAAACAAGTAATTGcattacacacactgtatatcACAAGATAGTTAACCAAATTCAATGTTCTTCGATGTCATCTTACACATGTAAACAAGACCAAATAACACCAACTACCATTCTAAGCCCTCGAGCGATGGATAAACACTTAACACAGTCTTTGAATAATTCATCACATTGTGTCATTTCCATTTTTCTAATGAGCTTTCAGAGGAGCCGCCCAGTCTCATGACCAGAAACAATGAAAAACAGAGCGTGGGCTGACACCATATCCAAACTAAATATTTAAAATATTTCAACATATTTACTTGAAATAATATTAATTAGGAAATTCAGCCAAGTCCCCCTTACAAAGAACCCCTTCCCCTGGCTTCACCTGCTGTGAGGGTGCGTTCAGAAGTTAGTGATATGAACATACCACACTCCCACACTTAATGATGATGGAACACACACTTCAAAACAATACGCTCATCTACGCCTCAGCTCTGAATCTCCATAAAGCCATGTGAGGATAATGTTAGAACCCATTAGGGAGGCCATTACTGAGCGCTAAGGAGGTTGCTGTTCTAACAGCATAGGCTTGATGACATTATACCAGGACTTGGCTCAGGTGCTCAAAACTCCATGACACATATCACTTTATATGAACATTTCCTAGGTTTGTGATGCATTTGTGTTAATTGTGTTTTAATACAGGCCATTACATAGCCACAACCTGTTATAGATGCTTACATCAATTATAAAGCATGATGGGTGATAGAATGGAATATATATTATACATTCATAATACACTGTTCATATGCGGTTCATAGAAAGTTTTACCAAAGTTGTTCTCTCCCAGAAGAGGACAGCGGTGTATACTTAGAATTCCCTGACCCTCACCTACTTTCCTAGATAGCTTCTAGTAGTTTGGATTACCATGTGCATCATCTGAAGGTGGAGGTGAACTTCATACATCCTTGACACAATAGCCTACCGAGGAAGAAATTATCATTCTAATCGTTTCACATAAAAATGTGTCTACTTTCTGTCCTAACAAGTATGCACAACGGAACTGATGCTATGTTTTATCAACAAGTGCTTGGCTTAGATAATACTTTTATCTAGAActgtctgtactgtgtgtgtacgtgccaTCTTGCCTGGCACCACAATGTCATTGTGGTCAGAAGCCCTGTGGTTCCATGACAACAGGTCAGTGGGTAGCCACAGCAGGGCCAGACAGCAGAAGAAGCATAGAGCTGAGCACACCGCATTTCACACACACCAGGGCTATAATCTTGTCCTCCATCAAAACACCAGCTAAAAATAGCAGAACAAACGGGGCATAGCAATTGTCTCCTCAATTAAATCCCCTGCGGCATTCAATGTAAAGAGGTTGAGCCCGCCAGGCATTGGATTTAGTACACCAACTGAGATGGCCCTGTCTTAAAACAAAAGTCATTCGTTTTCCAATAAATTAATATATTGTGCCATTTTCAACAGAACACTTCACTGTTAGGCGTGTCATGGATTGTTCAGCTTTTGCTCAGACACGACCACTCACAAGCACAAGATTGATACCATGACCTCGTTGACCATATCAAGTGATATGATATAGATGGGGAAAATCCTAAAACAATACATAGTCCAGAACAAGGAAGCCAATGTCGAGGTCAGGTTAAAAACAATAGCTATGAAACATAAAACTGCTGTGTGTAAATTCATAATGCAGTCGACTGCCTTTAACTTCATAAACATTTTTTTATCCAAAATTATATTCTTACAGAAGCAGAACAAATATGATTCTCCTATCATGTGCATGCGTGTTGAAGTGTGAAGCCCGAAGTAAAACGTGGCCCGATCTTAATTGTTTACATTTTTCTATTTAACCTGGTCTCCATCTGGTTGATGGACATATAAACATGGAATGACGTTTTGCAACCCTGCCCACTCAGCATTATTATACAGTATAATCTTCCTGTTAATGGACAGTATCAAGAAACATGCCATGATAAGGAAATAAAGATGACCATAAATATAACCAAACACACAATTACCTCGGCACATTGTTCCATGTTTCCAATAAATCCCTGCACTCACGTGGAGGCATTCATCAATAAGGAAATAGATATGAGCCTGCTATTTTGTACTTTGATCAATTGCTACAAGAATCACTCGTAAACATACTGTATCAGCAACACTAGTTAACCATTGTTAGAAATTAACTTTGTGGCCATGAAAGCTACCTGTAGCGTATAAAATGTGCTCCTCTTCCTCCAGATGTACAGAACCCTCTAACAGGAGCCTAGTGCAATGGAGAAGTTGACCATCCTCCTACTTGTCAGTGCGGTCTTGGAGCTCAGCAACACAACGCCCTTACTGGAGGCCCAACTTCTTCCTCTTAAGCCCTTACTGGAGGCAAACCCAGAGCTTGCTGACGCCAAACATGTTCCTCCTATGGAGGACATGGGTGCCGAGGGAAACTACTTTGAACAGAACCCACCTCTCGAGGTCTTTGAGGAAACAGACGCTGGACAGGGTCTACCTCTCGAGCCATCAGAGGAGCTTGGTGTAGAGCAGGCAATGTCTCTGGAGGAGCTTTGGGGAATGGAGGAGGAGCAGGTGATAACAGAGAGCAGGAGTGCATGCCCCACGGGCTGGTTCAATCATGGACACCGCTGTTTTACGTACATCCCCACCGAACGGACATGGGCCGAGTCGGAGCGCTACTGCGTCTTTCAGGGAGCCAACCTGGCATCCATCCACAGCACAGAAGAGAACCACTTCATTCAGGAGATGATCCGCAGACAGACGCACGACTTCCCAAGCGCCTGGCTCGGCGGACAGGACGCTACCCAGGAGCGCCTTTGGCTGTGGAGTGACGGGTCCAGGTTCTACTACCGCGACTGGGACAACGTACAGCCTGATAACGCCAACGGAAATGAGAACTGTATGCATATGAACTATGGAGAAGAAAAACGCTGGAATGATCGTGTCTGCAGTGTGAAGTTACCTTCTGTATGTGCCATGAAACTATAAGCTCTGACGTCACCTTAAATCGAGATGTCTATTTAGTtacgttttctatttattttcatGATGACTATTAGTGAATCAGTAAGATTAAATAAATTGCTACGTAACATGActaacagaaaaaaaaaaaaaaaaaaaaagtgttatgtgCATCAGTTTCTATTTTTATCTCTGCATTTGTTAGTAACATCCATCTTGTAAAGACCGAAATAAAGGTTTGATAATGTTTGTCAAATGTAAATAAAGGATTAGTTTCTGTATACATTCAAAAGGCTACGCATGTTATTGTAAGGATACACAACCTCTAAACTGGTTTGTAGGGTGACAAGATTCTTAGACTATGTAATATGTAAAGAATAAAACTTAAAGGAAAGTTATCCCAATCATTGAATATATTTACATGCCAAACAATCACTTTTTCATACTACagcaataatagtaataattATGCACAGATTGTAATTATTTCCCAAATGAGACTTGAGTGCTTTAAGTGGGAATTGTCAATACTCCAGGGAAGAGCCAACTCAGCATAATTGTAATGAATAGTGAAAGCGGAGCAGTCCATGTTTgcttggtctctctctccccatagcAGCCTTTTCACCTGACATTTACGGCCTGAGTAGCAAGCCACTTTAGACACACGCCACGCACACACAGGAACCTTAAAACAAATATTCTCAGGAGATGTGCCGTGCTCTGAGTCAATGGGTTGGAATGTCTCCATAAATTATTTAGGCATGCGGTGCCTGCTATATGCAGATAACAAGTGCCTCTTTACCAGTCAGCGTGTTCCAAAGACACTGAAGAGATACACACTGTACAAGCCACCTGGGTTACAGGCCTGTGTCCGTGAAGGGCTGTGTGTCACTGTTGCAAAGGAGCACAATACAATACTAGAGGTCACCATTTTCTCAGCTCACTAGCCGGAGGCTATTTGGGGTCAGACTTCACGTCAACAGCGACAAAATGTACATCAGAAATTAATTAATGCAGCGCGTGACATAACTGTTTGGCCCCACCATATGCTAGGCTATCTGTTGTAAATCTCAAATCTTAAAAATAAATAGAGCTGGAAGCAATTGTTTGACAGATTTTGCAATCAACAGGGCTGAGCTTTGCTAAAATCCATAAGCATTCTGCCTGAAATACAATACCTATTTGGTAGGAGTGTAAcgtagggctgggcaatatggcaAAAACACCATATTACGGTATTTTTCTTGACAGTAtgacggtattttatgtttttgaataataaacaTTCTAAATTTGCTTTAGgagtagtgcgtgaccctaggggtggcaacacatacattaaGTGATTTCAATgagtctttctccattctgattgtttttcATCCATTTCTGCTTTTCCTGCACTCATTTAGGAAAATGTCCATactgccacgtagggctgcacGAAAAAAAGAAAATCTAGGTCTT
Protein-coding sequences here:
- the LOC121554375 gene encoding ladderlectin-like, which produces MEKLTILLLVSAVLELSNTTPLLEAQLLPLKPLLEANPELADAKHVPPMEDMGAEGNYFEQNPPLEVFEETDAGQGLPLEPSEELGVEQAMSLEELWGMEEEQVITESRSACPTGWFNHGHRCFTYIPTERTWAESERYCVFQGANLASIHSTEENHFIQEMIRRQTHDFPSAWLGGQDATQERLWLWSDGSRFYYRDWDNVQPDNANGNENCMHMNYGEEKRWNDRVCSVKLPSVCAMKL